A stretch of Chitinophaga caeni DNA encodes these proteins:
- a CDS encoding SGNH/GDSL hydrolase family protein, with amino-acid sequence MKKSAFIAILFTAMSSCAFAQTTPIDSLQFIDASGMVKINQIPSAPGYQRLANTYKDEVRPPVWKLSLNSAGIAIRFRSNANMIAARWVLKFNSMMSHMAYTGIKGLDLYALENGQWQYVRTAIPQNKKENENIILRNGADVEREYMLYLPLYDGVDSLWIGINKGAYIKEPANSDMLDKKPVVYYGSSIAQGGCASRTGMAFTNILSRELHRPFINLGFSGNGKSEAPIGKAMNEVDAALYVLDCNPNSEPGIIYDRTVALVHQLKQAHPYTPVLMVEGYLYENGYFDEKMHPLNRAKNKESKRAYDHLIASGVKGLYYIPGTDFIGTDHEGTVDGVHPTDVGMERIAESLKGMIEKIINN; translated from the coding sequence ATGAAAAAATCAGCATTTATTGCTATCCTATTTACCGCGATGAGTTCTTGTGCATTCGCGCAAACAACGCCAATTGACAGTCTCCAGTTTATCGATGCTTCCGGCATGGTTAAGATCAATCAAATTCCTTCTGCTCCCGGCTACCAAAGATTGGCAAACACGTATAAAGATGAAGTGCGCCCGCCAGTTTGGAAGCTCAGCCTCAATAGCGCAGGTATTGCCATCCGCTTCAGGAGCAATGCCAACATGATTGCTGCGAGGTGGGTGCTGAAATTTAATAGCATGATGAGCCACATGGCCTACACGGGTATCAAAGGACTGGACTTATATGCCTTGGAAAATGGTCAGTGGCAGTATGTCCGCACTGCCATCCCGCAAAATAAAAAGGAAAATGAGAATATTATTCTAAGGAATGGCGCCGATGTAGAACGTGAATATATGCTATACCTGCCCTTGTACGATGGTGTCGATAGCCTTTGGATCGGGATCAATAAGGGGGCATATATAAAAGAACCGGCCAACAGCGATATGCTGGATAAAAAACCGGTGGTGTATTACGGTTCAAGTATTGCCCAGGGCGGTTGTGCCAGTAGAACAGGTATGGCGTTCACCAACATCTTGAGCCGCGAACTGCATAGGCCCTTCATAAATCTTGGCTTCAGCGGCAATGGTAAAAGCGAAGCACCGATCGGCAAAGCGATGAATGAAGTAGATGCCGCCCTGTACGTGCTGGACTGTAATCCTAATTCTGAACCCGGAATTATTTATGACAGGACGGTAGCCTTGGTGCATCAACTTAAGCAAGCCCATCCTTACACACCGGTATTAATGGTAGAGGGCTATTTATATGAAAACGGATATTTCGATGAGAAAATGCATCCGCTAAACCGTGCGAAGAACAAAGAATCCAAAAGGGCTTATGACCACTTGATAGCTTCAGGTGTAAAAGGTTTGTATTATATCCCCGGGACTGATTTCATCGGTACGGATCATGAAGGAACGGTAGACGGGGTGCACCCAACCGATGTCGGTATGGAAAGAATTGCCGAAAGTTTAAAAGGAATGATAGAAAAAATAATTAATAATTAA
- a CDS encoding thiol-disulfide oxidoreductase DCC family protein, translated as MEKESIIFFDGVCNLCNSSVLFIIKRDKKAHFRFASLQSALAKEMLPPALLGISSIVLLEDGQYHTKSSAALRIARKLDGLWPVLYPGIIIPRFIRDAVYNFIAANRYRWFGKRETCMLPTAELKNRFMDHGL; from the coding sequence ATGGAAAAGGAATCAATTATATTCTTCGACGGCGTTTGTAACTTGTGTAACAGTAGCGTACTATTTATTATCAAAAGAGATAAAAAGGCACACTTTCGTTTCGCATCGCTACAATCAGCACTGGCTAAAGAGATGCTTCCCCCTGCCCTACTTGGTATTTCCAGTATAGTTTTACTTGAGGATGGCCAATATCATACCAAAAGTTCCGCAGCCTTGAGAATTGCCCGTAAATTGGATGGCTTGTGGCCCGTTTTATACCCTGGGATTATTATTCCAAGGTTTATTAGGGACGCGGTATATAACTTTATCGCTGCGAATAGGTACCGGTGGTTCGGGAAACGGGAAACGTGCATGCTGCCAACAGCAGAGCTGAAAAACCGCTTCATGGATCACGGATTATAG
- a CDS encoding FKBP-type peptidyl-prolyl cis-trans isomerase, translated as MKKSHLFLAAAAFGVMAASCGQKKGKTSGGFEYTILKAGNGDQLKVGDTALMYVRQTLNDSLLIDSRDQSPNAIPVPIVKSMDKFDLMDGIANLRVGDSACFSVPVDSLPQVPFFAKKGDFINLTFVVDGKYSSATQNEKDAKIIKDYISEKKLNAVELGDGVYAVINEEGSGELPADGDTLSMYYTGKLLDGKIFDTNQDTTFRPGMPLTAFKFKLGEGRVIKGWDVAMAKLKKGAKATILIPSALGYGFRGSQPNIPPNAVLAFDVEVSDIIKSTDTAKK; from the coding sequence ATGAAAAAATCACATTTGTTTCTTGCTGCTGCCGCTTTCGGCGTTATGGCAGCTAGTTGCGGCCAGAAAAAAGGTAAAACTTCCGGCGGCTTCGAATATACAATTTTGAAAGCTGGTAACGGCGATCAGTTGAAAGTTGGAGATACGGCTTTGATGTACGTTCGTCAAACTTTGAACGACTCTTTATTGATCGACTCCAGGGATCAAAGCCCTAATGCTATCCCGGTTCCCATCGTTAAATCAATGGATAAATTTGATCTGATGGATGGTATCGCTAACCTGAGAGTGGGTGATAGCGCTTGCTTCTCTGTTCCTGTTGATTCATTGCCACAAGTACCATTCTTCGCTAAGAAAGGTGATTTCATTAACTTGACTTTCGTTGTAGATGGTAAATATAGCAGTGCGACACAGAATGAAAAAGATGCTAAAATCATCAAAGATTATATCTCCGAGAAGAAATTGAACGCGGTAGAATTGGGCGATGGCGTGTACGCGGTGATTAATGAAGAAGGCAGCGGCGAATTACCGGCTGACGGCGATACCCTGTCTATGTACTACACTGGTAAATTGTTGGATGGTAAGATTTTCGACACTAACCAAGACACTACTTTCCGTCCCGGTATGCCTCTAACAGCGTTTAAATTTAAATTAGGTGAAGGTAGGGTTATTAAAGGATGGGATGTTGCGATGGCTAAATTGAAAAAAGGTGCGAAAGCAACAATCTTGATTCCTTCTGCCTTAGGTTACGGTTTCCGCGGTAGCCAACCAAACATTCCCCCGAACGCCGTTTTAGCATTCGATGTGGAAGTATCTGACATTATTAAGTCTACAGATACGGCTAAAAAATAA
- a CDS encoding DHH family phosphoesterase gives MKPIEDIKPLLESEPKKIIITMHQKPDADAMGSSLAWYHYLIQKGHQVTVISPTNFPDFLKWMPGAEYVLDFESMNEKSMEALKDVDLLFCLDFNNLSRTKNMAPVLEALPAIKILIDHHLEPQPSFDYGISDTTAAATAQMIYEIIYKLGDEDLINDAMAQCIYAGTMTDTGSFRFSATSARVHRMVADLLERGLKHEIIHQAIYDNFLENRLRFLGHSLLNRMDVFYEYNTAIIAIPYTDLKKFDLQTGDTEGLVNFLLSIQGIKLAALIIDRNVEVKLSFRSKGNFDVNKFARKYFEGGGHFNAAGGRSSDSLEITVNRFIKAMRENEDALQ, from the coding sequence ATGAAGCCGATCGAGGATATTAAACCCTTACTGGAAAGCGAGCCTAAAAAAATCATCATCACCATGCACCAAAAACCGGATGCAGATGCGATGGGTTCTTCACTAGCTTGGTATCATTACCTGATTCAGAAAGGGCACCAGGTAACCGTTATTTCGCCTACCAATTTTCCCGATTTTTTGAAATGGATGCCCGGTGCTGAATATGTACTGGACTTTGAATCCATGAACGAAAAATCGATGGAGGCCTTAAAAGATGTAGATTTACTGTTTTGCCTGGACTTTAATAACCTGAGCCGTACCAAAAATATGGCTCCCGTGTTGGAAGCGCTCCCGGCAATCAAGATATTGATCGATCATCACCTGGAGCCACAGCCTAGCTTTGATTACGGTATCAGCGATACCACGGCAGCGGCCACCGCCCAGATGATTTACGAAATCATTTATAAATTAGGAGATGAGGATTTGATCAATGATGCCATGGCCCAATGCATTTACGCTGGAACGATGACCGATACCGGCTCATTCCGTTTCTCTGCAACTTCTGCCAGGGTACACCGGATGGTGGCTGATTTATTGGAAAGGGGCTTAAAACACGAAATAATTCACCAGGCGATTTACGATAATTTCTTAGAAAACCGCCTGCGTTTCCTCGGTCATAGCCTGCTCAACAGGATGGATGTATTTTATGAATATAATACCGCCATCATTGCGATCCCTTACACGGATCTGAAAAAGTTCGATTTGCAGACAGGGGATACGGAGGGGCTGGTGAATTTCCTTTTGTCCATACAAGGTATTAAATTAGCAGCCTTGATCATCGATAGAAATGTGGAAGTGAAGTTATCTTTCCGTTCTAAAGGTAATTTTGATGTTAATAAATTTGCCCGTAAATACTTTGAAGGTGGCGGTCATTTCAACGCGGCTGGAGGAAGAAGTTCCGATTCGCTGGAAATTACCGTTAACCGTTTTATCAAAGCAATGCGAGAAAATGAAGATGCTTTACAATAG
- a CDS encoding nucleoside-diphosphate kinase: MGNRTFTMIKPDAVANGHIGAILNKISEAGFRIVAMKMTRLSGQKAGEFYAVHKERPFYGELVEFMSSGHIVAAILEKDNAVEDFRKLIGATNPANAEEGTIRKMYAESIGRNAIHGSDSDENAQIEGDFFFSGLEKF; encoded by the coding sequence ATGGGTAACAGAACTTTTACCATGATTAAGCCCGATGCAGTGGCTAACGGTCACATCGGGGCTATCTTGAACAAGATTTCGGAAGCGGGATTCCGCATCGTAGCCATGAAAATGACCCGTCTTTCCGGGCAGAAAGCCGGTGAATTTTACGCGGTTCACAAAGAACGTCCTTTCTACGGTGAATTAGTAGAATTTATGAGCAGTGGCCATATCGTGGCGGCAATCTTGGAAAAAGACAACGCGGTGGAAGATTTCCGCAAATTGATCGGCGCTACCAACCCTGCCAATGCTGAGGAAGGTACTATCCGTAAAATGTATGCTGAATCTATCGGCCGCAATGCGATCCACGGTTCAGATTCTGACGAAAATGCTCAAATTGAAGGTGATTTCTTCTTCAGCGGCTTAGAAAAATTCTAA